A genome region from Hevea brasiliensis isolate MT/VB/25A 57/8 chromosome 9, ASM3005281v1, whole genome shotgun sequence includes the following:
- the LOC110637632 gene encoding coatomer subunit delta isoform X2, whose protein sequence is MSLDEEGICKTAFELIFAFDEVISLGHKENVTVAQVKQYCEMESHEEKLHKLVLQSKINETKDVMKRKASEIDKSKIEKNRGDKGGFMSLQSMGSGRIESKFSDMSISSSEGGFGSGSGFGLTTDVDSFSSKSKGRQPSSAAAPPKGLGMKLGKTQRTNQFLESLKAEGEVILDEVQPKAGLSKSAAPPPTDPITLTVEEKLNVTLRRDGGMNNFDVQGQLSLQILNQDDGLIQVQIETGGNPGILFKTHPNMNKELFANENILGLKDPNRPFPTGDAAGVGLLKWRMQSADESMVPLTINCWPSVSGNETYVSIEYEASSFFDLRNVVISVPLPALREAPSVRQIDGEWRYDSRNSILEWSILLIDNSNRSGSMEFVVPPADSSAFFPISVRFSAASTYSDLKVANVLPLRGGPPPKFSQRTQLVTENYQVV, encoded by the exons ATGTCTCTTGATGAAGAGGGCATTTGCAAGACAGCTTTTGAGTTGATTTTTGCATTTGATGAGGTAATCTCCCTTGGACACAAGGAAAATGTGACTGTTGCACAGGTTAAGCAATATTGTGAGATGGAGAGTCATGAAGAGAAACTGCACAAGCTGGTGTTGCAGAGCAAGATCAATGAAACCAAGGATGTCATGAAGCGCAAAGCTAGTGAGATTGACAAAAGCAAG ATCGAAAAGAATAGAGGTGATAAAGGAGGATTTATGTCCTTGCAGTCAATGGGTTCTGGTAGAATTGAGAGTAAATTTAGTGATATGAGCATTTCTAGCAGTGAAGGTGGTTTTGGAAGTGGTTCTGGGTTTGGATTGACCACTGATGTTGACTCCTTTTCCAGCAAATCTAAAG GTCGTCAGCCATCATCTGCTGCTGCTCCTCCTAAAGGCCTTGGTATGAAGCTTGGTAAAACCCAAAGGACAAACCAATTTTTGGAGTCACTGAAAGCAGAAGGTGAAGTGATTCTTGATGAAGTGCAGCCAAAGGCAGGCCTATCCAAATCTGCCGCCCCACCACCAACTGATCCCATCACTTTGACTGTTGAGGAGAAACTCAATGTAACTCTAAGACGAGATGGTGGAATGAATAACTTTGACGTTCAGGGGCAATTGTCACTTCAGATTCTTAATCAAGATGATGGGCTCATCCAAGTTCAG ATTGAAACTGGAGGAAATCCAGGCATCCTCTTCAAGACACACCCCAACATGAACAAAGAATTATTTGCCAATGAAAATATTCTAGGCTTGAAGGATCCTAATAGACCTTTCCCAACTGGTGACGCAGCAGGTGTTGGTCTTTTGAAATGGAGAATGCAAAGTGCTGATGAGTCAATGGTGCCATTGACAA TCAACTGCTGGCCCTCTGTTTCTGGAAATGAAACATATGTCAGCATTGAATATGAGGCTTCATCCTTCTTTGATCTGCGAAATGTCGTGATCTCAGTACCTCTTCCAGCTCTTCGAGAGGCACCAAGTGTTAGGCAGATTGATGGAGAATGGAG GTATGACTCAAGAAATTCCATCCTGGAATGGTCGATTCTTCTAATTGATAACTCCAACCGCAG TGGATCGATGGAGTTTGTTGTGCCTCCAGCAGATTCATCAGCATTCTTCCCTATTTCTGTTCGGTTTTCAGCTGCTAGTACATACAGTGACCTAAAG GTTGCCAATGTTCTGCCTTTGAGAGGTGGACCTCCCCCAAAGTTTTCTCAGAGGACACAATTGGTTACAGAGAATTACCAAGTAGTCTGA
- the LOC110637632 gene encoding coatomer subunit delta isoform X1 produces the protein MVVLAASIVSKSGKVLVSRQFVDMSRMRIEGLLAAFPKLIGTGKQHTYVETENVRYVYQPIEALYLLLVTNKQSNILEDLETLRLLSKLVPEYSMSLDEEGICKTAFELIFAFDEVISLGHKENVTVAQVKQYCEMESHEEKLHKLVLQSKINETKDVMKRKASEIDKSKIEKNRGDKGGFMSLQSMGSGRIESKFSDMSISSSEGGFGSGSGFGLTTDVDSFSSKSKGRQPSSAAAPPKGLGMKLGKTQRTNQFLESLKAEGEVILDEVQPKAGLSKSAAPPPTDPITLTVEEKLNVTLRRDGGMNNFDVQGQLSLQILNQDDGLIQVQIETGGNPGILFKTHPNMNKELFANENILGLKDPNRPFPTGDAAGVGLLKWRMQSADESMVPLTINCWPSVSGNETYVSIEYEASSFFDLRNVVISVPLPALREAPSVRQIDGEWRYDSRNSILEWSILLIDNSNRSGSMEFVVPPADSSAFFPISVRFSAASTYSDLKVANVLPLRGGPPPKFSQRTQLVTENYQVV, from the exons ATG GTTGTGCTTGCTGCTTCTATAGTGAGCAAGTCTGGGAAAG TGCTTGTTTCTAGGCAGTTTGTGGACATGTCCCGTATGAGGATTGAAGGCCTTCTTGCAGCCTTTCCCAAATTGATAGGAACTGGAAAGCAGCATACATATGTTGAGACTGAGAATGTGCGATATGTTTATCAGCCAATAGAGGCTTTGTACTTGCTACTTGTGACAAATAAACAGAGCAACATTCTTGAAGATTTGGAGACTCTAAGGCTACTCTCCAAGCTT GTGCCTGAATACTCTATGTCTCTTGATGAAGAGGGCATTTGCAAGACAGCTTTTGAGTTGATTTTTGCATTTGATGAGGTAATCTCCCTTGGACACAAGGAAAATGTGACTGTTGCACAGGTTAAGCAATATTGTGAGATGGAGAGTCATGAAGAGAAACTGCACAAGCTGGTGTTGCAGAGCAAGATCAATGAAACCAAGGATGTCATGAAGCGCAAAGCTAGTGAGATTGACAAAAGCAAG ATCGAAAAGAATAGAGGTGATAAAGGAGGATTTATGTCCTTGCAGTCAATGGGTTCTGGTAGAATTGAGAGTAAATTTAGTGATATGAGCATTTCTAGCAGTGAAGGTGGTTTTGGAAGTGGTTCTGGGTTTGGATTGACCACTGATGTTGACTCCTTTTCCAGCAAATCTAAAG GTCGTCAGCCATCATCTGCTGCTGCTCCTCCTAAAGGCCTTGGTATGAAGCTTGGTAAAACCCAAAGGACAAACCAATTTTTGGAGTCACTGAAAGCAGAAGGTGAAGTGATTCTTGATGAAGTGCAGCCAAAGGCAGGCCTATCCAAATCTGCCGCCCCACCACCAACTGATCCCATCACTTTGACTGTTGAGGAGAAACTCAATGTAACTCTAAGACGAGATGGTGGAATGAATAACTTTGACGTTCAGGGGCAATTGTCACTTCAGATTCTTAATCAAGATGATGGGCTCATCCAAGTTCAG ATTGAAACTGGAGGAAATCCAGGCATCCTCTTCAAGACACACCCCAACATGAACAAAGAATTATTTGCCAATGAAAATATTCTAGGCTTGAAGGATCCTAATAGACCTTTCCCAACTGGTGACGCAGCAGGTGTTGGTCTTTTGAAATGGAGAATGCAAAGTGCTGATGAGTCAATGGTGCCATTGACAA TCAACTGCTGGCCCTCTGTTTCTGGAAATGAAACATATGTCAGCATTGAATATGAGGCTTCATCCTTCTTTGATCTGCGAAATGTCGTGATCTCAGTACCTCTTCCAGCTCTTCGAGAGGCACCAAGTGTTAGGCAGATTGATGGAGAATGGAG GTATGACTCAAGAAATTCCATCCTGGAATGGTCGATTCTTCTAATTGATAACTCCAACCGCAG TGGATCGATGGAGTTTGTTGTGCCTCCAGCAGATTCATCAGCATTCTTCCCTATTTCTGTTCGGTTTTCAGCTGCTAGTACATACAGTGACCTAAAG GTTGCCAATGTTCTGCCTTTGAGAGGTGGACCTCCCCCAAAGTTTTCTCAGAGGACACAATTGGTTACAGAGAATTACCAAGTAGTCTGA